In Paracoccus contaminans, the genomic stretch CTGATCTGCGCGCTGATTGCGGACTGAGCGGCGTGCCACAGGGTGCGCCCGGCAAGGAACAATCGGCGGGTTTCCCCGCCTCGGTGCTGTTCTGCTGCGACCATAATGCCATCCGCTCGCCCATGGCCGAAGGGATGATGAAGAAATTCTACGGCCACCGGGCCTATGTGCAATCCGCCGGGGTGCGCAACGACATGGAGATCGATGGCTTTGCCATCGCCGCCTGCCAGGAAATCGGGGTCGAGCTGTCGCGCCACCGCACCCGCAGCTTTGATGAGATGCGCGCCTGGGGCGACGATCTGGGCCAGTTCGACCTGGTCGTCGCGCTGACCCCGGCCAGCCAGCGCCAAGCGCTGGAAATGACGCGCAGCTATCACCTGGACGTGGAATACTGGCCGATCATGGACCCGGCAGGGCTGGGCGAGGGGCGTGAGGCGAGGCTCGCCCATTATCGGCAGGTCCGCGATCACATTCGCCAGCGGATGCTGACGCGCTTCGGCCCGCCGACCGAGCCGCAGGACTGACGATCAGGGGCGCCAGTCCAGAAAGTTGCGCAGCATCCGCAGCCCGAGGGCCTGCGACTTCTCGGGGTGGAACTGCAGCCCGACGATGTTATCGCGCGCCACGATCGCGGTAACGGCGCCGCCGTAATCCACCTCGGCGACCAGGTCGGCGGGGTCGGCCACCCGGAACTGCCAGGAATGGACGAAATAGGCGTGCCCGCCCGCCGGGATGCCGTCCAGGATCGGATGGGGGCGCCGGAAGGCAAGATCGTTCCAGCCCATATGCGGCACCTTGAGCGCCGGATCGGCCGGCGCGATGCGCTCCACCCGCCCCCCGATCCAGCCGAAACCGGGCGTGGGGACATGTTCAAGGCCCGTATCGGCCAGCATCTGCATCCCGACGCAGATCCCCAGAAAGGGAACACCCCGCCGGCACACCGCATCCGACAGCGCCTCGTTCATGCCCGGCACGGCGTCAAAGGCGGCGCGGCAGGCCGGAAAGGCGCCATCGCCCGGCAGCACGATCCGGTCGGCGCGGGCCACCGCGGCAGGGTCGGCGGTGACGGACACCTCGGCCCCCCGCTCGCGCCCGGCCAGCATCACCGCCTTGGCGGCGGAATGCAGATTGCCGCTGTCATAGTCGATGATGGCGACGCGCATCCTAAAGCATGCCCTTGGTGGACGGCAGGGCGCCGTTCAGCCGCGCGTCAGGCTCGACCGCCTCGCGCAGCGCGCGGGCAACTGCCTTGAAGGCGGCCTCGGCGACGTGATGGGCGTTCAGGCCGTGGATCAGATCGACATGCAGCGTGATCCCGCCATGGGTCGACAGGGCCTGAAAGAACTCTCGCACCAGTTCGGTGTCGAAGCTGCCGATCTTGGCCGCCGTGAACGGCAGGTTCCAGACGAGATAGGGCCGCCCCGACAAATCCAGCGCGGCCCGCACCAGCGCGTCGTCCATGGCCAGGTGAAAGGCGCCATAGCGGCGGATGCCGCGCTTGTCGCCCAGGGCGCGGGCCAGGGCCTGACCCAGCGCGATGCCGCAATCCTCGACGGAATGGTGATCGTCGATATGCCGGTCGCCGGCGCAGTCGAGATCGATGTCGATCAGCGAATGGCGCGCCAGCTGGTCGATCATGTGGTCGAAAAAGCCGATCCCCGTGGCGCTGGCCGATCGCCCGGTGCCGTCAAGGTTCACCGCCGCGGTGATCGCGGTTTCGGCCGTCTTGCGAGTGATGGTGGCCATGCGCGGCACGGGGCAGTCCTTTCGGTTCTCGGCAAAGGGCCATTATCGCCGATCGGCGCGCCGCCGCAACGGCTGCGCCCTTGCGCTCACGCGAGCCACAGCCCCGCCTGCCTCAGACGGTGGCGGATCGCCTGTTCGGGCGGCGGGGGTTCCTCGCCCCGGAACATCGGGCGGATACGGCGGCGGCCCTGCCGCTCGCCGATCAGGCGCTCGGCCGGCTCCCATCCGCGCATCAGGGGCGCGATTTCGGGCAGGGCGGCGATCGCCTCCATTTCCTCCAGGGCGCGGTCGGGTTCGCGGGCATATAGCAGCGGCAGGTTGCGCCAATGGCAGGTCACGTCCCCGTCCAGCCCGTCCAGCTCCGGCCCCGGCCGCCCGCCGCCCAACGAATGGATGACCAGGGGCAGGATTACCTGATCGAGCCATGGGTCAAGCGACTGGCAGGCCAGCGGCTCGCCCGGATCGTCGCGCACGGCCACCGCCCAGTCACGGAATCGCTGACCGAACGCGGCCGCATCGGCGGCAAAGAACCAGCCGGCGTTGAAATAGAGGAAGCGTTCCCAGTGATCTTCGGGCTGGGAAAGGTCGAGCGTGCCGTCCATGTCGAGCGAAAACCGATCATAAAGCGAACGCCAGATCGATTCGTGCGTTTCCCGATAGGCGGGCGGCTGCGGCCATGTCCCGCTGCGCCGCATCGAGGCCGAGGGGCGGGCGAAATCGAAGGGCACCGCCCCGATGTCGCCCAGCACCAGCGTATCGCTGTCGAGGAACAGGAACGGGCGGCCGGGTTCGAGCAGCGACAGCGCCTCGATCTTGTTGCCATGGGGATAGCTGCGGCCGAAATCGCGCGCATGAAGGGGGCGTATCTCGGCGCCCAGCGCGCTCAGCGCGGCACGCGCATCCCCCGACATGCAGGGGTCGGCACCATCCCATGCACCGTCCGGCTGCGGCTCGGCCACGATCAGGCGTCCGGCAAAGCCGGCTGCGTTGCGCCGCAGGCTGGCGGCAAGGATCGCCGCCTCGCGGTCGATCCCGCCGCCCTGGGCGACAATGAGAATGTCGAAGACGGCGGGGGCGATGGGGGCGCCGCCCCGCATCCAAGGCGCCGGGCTGAAAGGCGCGGCGGTATCGGCAGCGGCCGCGACAGGCGGGTGCGGCGCCTGCGGCGTGGCCTGCCCTGCCCCCCGGTCTGGCTTGCCTTTCGTGTTTTTCCCCGCCTCTTGCCGCGCCGCCTGCCGTTCGGCCTGCCGCGCCGCCCGCGCGCCTTGGCGCTCCGCCTGACGGGCGGCTGCGGCGGCGGCGCGTTCGGCCTGCCGCGCCTGTTGCCGCGCCGCGCGCGCTGCGGCGCTGCCGGGCGCTGCGGGTTCCTGTCCGGAAGGCAGGTGATCCATGCGCCCTGTTCCGTCCGCCCGCGCGGACGGGGATGATGCCGCCGGGGATGGCTGATCGGGCGCGGCGGCGGGGGGCGGGGCAACAGGCTCCGCCGTGGCCTGCCCCTGTCCCGTCGGGGCAGGATGCGCCTTGCCACTGGCGTCGGCGGCGGGGCGGCGGGCCTTGCCCGTTCCTGCGACAGGCGGCGCGGGATCGCCCTGGCGGGCCTTTGCGCGGGCCGGTTCCGGTTGCGCCGCGCCTTGGGGATGCGCAGGGCTTTCCGCCCCGACCGGCCCGGCCTTTGCCGCCGCGACCTTGGCCCCCTTGCGGGCGCCTTGCCCGGCCGTCTTCGGGGCAGCCCCCAAAGCCGCAGGCTCGATGCGGTCCGCCCCTGCCTGGGGGGATGCCTTGTCCCCGGATGCAGGCGTGCCATCGGTTCGTTTCATGCGTTTCGCCATTGGTTCTACCCTGCACCGACCGGGGATCTCATAGCCCGAAGGCAAGGCCAGGAACAACGTCCTGCCTGACCGGGCCATGCGGATGTGGGGCATGCAAAGGGGGAGGCAGCGAGGCCCAGCGGGGGCAAGACCGCCATGCGATCCGGTCAGGCCGCCATCCCTGGCCACAAGCACCGCTTTTCGGGAAAAGTGGTGGGCGACCCTGGAATCGAACCAGGCATGGGTCTCCCCGGCGGAGTTACAGTCCGCTGCCGCACCTTGCAGCACGTCGCCCGACGCCGGGGGTGATTAGCTGCGGCTCTCTTGCGGGTCAAGCAGTTTTGGAACGCCCCCCGAGACCCGCGCATTTGCCCGCCCGCGCAACCCGGCCCTTGCGCCCCCGCGCGCGGCGCGCCAAACGCGCCCTGACAGGAGAGCCGATGAGCAAAGCGCCCGAACCCGATCCCCGCCCTGCCCCCCCGCCCCGGCGCGGGGCGCGGCCCGGTCACGACCATCGTCCCGATTCGCCCGATGGCCCCGCCCCTTGGGCAGAGCCTGGCGCGGGCCAGCGCGCCGGCGCGCAGCGCAAGGCCAAAAAGCCCTCATGGGTGATCGACAAGGAACGGGCGCGGCGGGCGGCAGCGGCCGAGACGGTGTGGCTGTTCGGGCTGCATGCGGTGCGCGATGCCCTGGCCAATCCTGCGCGAACCAGGCTGCGGCTGGTGCTGACGCGCAACGCCGCTGACCGGCTGGGCGATGTGGTGGCGCAATCGGGCATGACGCCCGAGATCGTGGATGCGCGGGTCTTTGATCGCGACGTTCCCCTTGATCCCGGCAGCGTGCATCAGGGCGCCGCGGTCGAGGTCAGGCCGCTTGCC encodes the following:
- a CDS encoding low molecular weight phosphatase family protein; translation: MAEGMMKKFYGHRAYVQSAGVRNDMEIDGFAIAACQEIGVELSRHRTRSFDEMRAWGDDLGQFDLVVALTPASQRQALEMTRSYHLDVEYWPIMDPAGLGEGREARLAHYRQVRDHIRQRMLTRFGPPTEPQD
- the hisH gene encoding imidazole glycerol phosphate synthase subunit HisH, with product MRVAIIDYDSGNLHSAAKAVMLAGRERGAEVSVTADPAAVARADRIVLPGDGAFPACRAAFDAVPGMNEALSDAVCRRGVPFLGICVGMQMLADTGLEHVPTPGFGWIGGRVERIAPADPALKVPHMGWNDLAFRRPHPILDGIPAGGHAYFVHSWQFRVADPADLVAEVDYGGAVTAIVARDNIVGLQFHPEKSQALGLRMLRNFLDWRP
- the hisB gene encoding imidazoleglycerol-phosphate dehydratase HisB is translated as MATITRKTAETAITAAVNLDGTGRSASATGIGFFDHMIDQLARHSLIDIDLDCAGDRHIDDHHSVEDCGIALGQALARALGDKRGIRRYGAFHLAMDDALVRAALDLSGRPYLVWNLPFTAAKIGSFDTELVREFFQALSTHGGITLHVDLIHGLNAHHVAEAAFKAVARALREAVEPDARLNGALPSTKGML